The Oncorhynchus masou masou isolate Uvic2021 chromosome 6, UVic_Omas_1.1, whole genome shotgun sequence genome has a window encoding:
- the LOC135541999 gene encoding ethanolamine kinase 1-like isoform X3, which translates to MPFALRSSALDRCATRGPTRLVSILQNQMLFTDGTTNKLVGCYVEASPEDVVLVRVYGNKTELIVDRDNELKSFQVLHANGCAPRLYCTFQNGLCYEFMQGDALGTQDVRDPTILRLISREMAHIHAIHAHNGCIPKPNLWIKMRKYFSLVATEFTDQASNTRIQQEVPSQAVLEQEMVWMKEHLSKLGSPVVLCHNDLLCKNIIHNSKEGHVRFIDYEYSSYNYQAFDIGNHFNEFAGKKRYIGCILVMTCTVHHILICVCSGMSELDYGLYPSREMQLEWLRVYLQAYKESTKKGEEVSDRELETLYVQVNKFALASHFFWGFWALIQAKYSSINFDFLGYAVLRFNQYFKTKPAAMALQIPE; encoded by the exons ATGCCTTTTGCCctgagaagcagtgccttagaccgttgcgccaCTCGGGGGCCCACTcgtttggtttcaatacttcaaaaccaaatg ctcttCACTGATGGGACCACTAATAAGCTGGTTGGTTGTTATGTGGAGGCGAGTCCAGAAGACGTGGTTCTGGTACGTGTGTATGGGAACAAGACGGAGCTGATCGTCGACCGAGACAACGAGCTCAAGAGCTTCCAG GTGCTGCATGCTAACGGCTGCGCGCCACGGCTCTACTGCACCTTCCAGAATGGCCTTTGCTACGAGTTCATGCAGGGGGACGCCCTCGGAACACAGGACGTCAGGGATCCAACCATACTCAG ACTGATATCCAGGGAGATGGCTCATATCCATGCGATCCATGCACACAACGGCTGCATCCCCAAACCCAATCTGTGGATTAAGATGAGGAAATATTTCTCTCTGGTTGCTACAGAGTTCACCGACCAAGCCTCCAACACCAG gATCCAGCAGGAGGTGCCCAGCCAGGCGGTGTTGGAGCAGGAGATGGTGTGGATGAAGGAGCACTTGTCAAAGCTGGGCTCTCCTGTGGTGCTCTGTCACAATGACCTGCTCTGCAAGAACATCATCCACAACAGCAAAGAGG GCCATGTCCGGTTCATAGACTATGAATACTCTAGTTACAACTATCAGGCCTTTGACATTGGGAACCACTTCAACGAGTTTGCAGGTAAGAAGAGATACATAGGCTGTATCTTAGTCATGACATGTACTGTACACCATATATTGATATGTGTGTGTTCAGGTATGAGTGAGCTGGACTATGGGCTGTATCCTAGCCGTGAGATGCAGCTGGAGTGGCTGCGTGTGTATCTGCAGGCGTACAAGGAGTCCActaagaaaggagaggaggtcagcGACAGAGAGCTCGAGACTCTCTACGTACAGGTCAACAAGTTTGCCCTG GCGTCACACTTCTTCTGGGGCTTCTGGGCACTCATCCAGGCCAAGTACTCCTCCATAAATTTTGACTTCCTGGG